One Cheilinus undulatus linkage group 22, ASM1832078v1, whole genome shotgun sequence DNA window includes the following coding sequences:
- the LOC121504833 gene encoding butyrophilin-like protein 8, giving the protein MKSTLRTFLLPLLAVAAVLPLHEGSTQQDPKRPPVRVPVGETAILPLNLNTTLDINDVKVEWCHDGEYVHVFENDKSYLEYQNKAFTNRAFLFEDQISEGNVSLKLINVTEQDAGNYTCTVLGENMPKNGKKFEFKLYTVDGRLKLNLLEGPKPDPTPTPEPNQDRTRIIFSVVAGVAVLGVIAVFYKRRGNRNNQNNPGEMQALNDHN; this is encoded by the exons ATGAAGTCTACACTCAGGACTTTTCTTCTGCCTCTTCTGGCTGTGGCTGCTGTTCTTCCCCTGCATGAAG GATCTACACAGCAAGATCCCAAAAGACCTCCTGTTAGAGTACCAGTGGGGGAAACGGCCATCCTGCCTTTAAACCTCAACACCACGCTGGACATAAATGATGTAAAAGTAGAATGGTGCCATGATGGGGagtatgtgcatgtgtttgagAATGATAAGTCCTATCTTGAATATCAGAACAAAGCTTTTACAAACAGAGCATTCCTCTTTGAGGATCAAATCAGTGAAGGAAACGTTTCACTGAAACTCATCAACGTGACTGAGCAGGATGCTGGAAACTACACCTGCACTGTTTTAGGtgaaaacatgccaaaaaatgGAAAGAAGTTTGAATTTAAACTCT ATACAGTAGATGGCAGGCTCAAACTAAATCTATTGGAG GGCCCTAAACCTGATCCGACACCTACGCCTGAACCTAACCAAGACAGGACTAGG ATAATTTTCAGTGTTGTTGCTGGTGTTGCTGTGTTGGGCGTCATCGCTGTATTTTATAAACGTAGAGGAAACA GAAACAACCAAAACAACCCAGGGGAGATGCAAGCCCTGAATGACCACAACTAA